A part of Citrifermentans bremense genomic DNA contains:
- a CDS encoding FxsA family protein has product MYFKLFLLFLIVPVIEIYLLIKVGSVIGGVATVATLLAISLFGAWLMKSQGGRILTEIRDELSRGRLPAARMLDGALVFIGGVLLATPGFFTDFLGIFFLIPATRRVIKGWLGLWLQSRISRGGFVVRHHR; this is encoded by the coding sequence ATGTACTTCAAACTATTCCTGCTGTTCCTCATCGTCCCGGTGATCGAGATCTACCTCTTGATCAAGGTGGGATCGGTCATCGGCGGGGTCGCCACCGTGGCGACGCTTTTGGCGATCAGCCTTTTCGGGGCCTGGCTCATGAAGAGCCAGGGGGGACGGATCCTCACCGAGATCCGCGACGAGCTCTCCCGGGGGAGGCTCCCAGCCGCAAGGATGCTGGACGGCGCCCTCGTCTTCATCGGCGGCGTCCTCCTCGCCACCCCCGGCTTCTTCACCGACTTCCTGGGGATCTTCTTCCTGATCCCGGCCACCCGCCGCGTCATCAAGGGGTGGCTTGGGCTCTGGCTGCAGTCCCGCATCTCCCGGGGGGGCTTCGTGGTAAGGCACCATCGCTGA
- a CDS encoding methionine adenosyltransferase: MFLVEQYKGCLVTEQAVEMVERKGTGHPDQICDCVMDAISVALSRAYLEAFGTVLHHNIDKGLLAAGRVEKRFGGGEVIEPMELTIGDRATFSFAGKEIPVREIALAAAKEWIGKNLRNVDPERHLEYRIKLAPGSQELTDIFARQGEVRGANDTSAAVGYYPLSPTEKTVLSLERELNSERFKKLFPETGEDVKVMGLRRRDELDLTVAMPLLAARVGSEREYFERKEAVAHEMRRFLQGALRNFARVDLHYNTLDEPGRGLGGVYLSLLGTSAEDADSGQVGRGNRVNGVIPIARPIGTEAAAGKNPMSHVGKIYNILAHRMAREICNSVAGVQGAQVMLLSRIGDPVDRPHMANAQLVMEPGRRAVEVEREVEEVFEREFSGINSFCLLLAKGAFPVS; the protein is encoded by the coding sequence ATGTTCCTCGTCGAGCAGTACAAAGGATGTCTGGTAACCGAGCAGGCCGTCGAGATGGTAGAGCGCAAGGGGACCGGGCATCCGGACCAGATCTGCGACTGTGTCATGGATGCCATATCGGTAGCCCTTTCCCGTGCCTACCTGGAAGCGTTCGGCACGGTGCTGCATCACAACATCGACAAGGGGCTGCTCGCGGCGGGGCGCGTGGAGAAGCGCTTTGGCGGCGGAGAGGTGATAGAGCCGATGGAGTTAACCATCGGGGACCGGGCCACCTTCAGTTTCGCCGGCAAGGAGATCCCGGTACGCGAGATCGCCCTGGCTGCGGCCAAAGAGTGGATCGGTAAGAACCTGCGCAACGTCGATCCGGAGCGACACTTGGAGTACCGCATCAAGCTGGCGCCGGGGTCGCAGGAGTTGACCGACATCTTCGCGCGCCAAGGCGAGGTGAGGGGAGCCAACGACACCTCGGCGGCCGTGGGGTACTATCCCCTGAGCCCGACCGAGAAGACGGTCCTCTCACTGGAGAGGGAGCTTAATTCGGAGCGCTTCAAGAAGCTCTTTCCCGAAACCGGCGAGGACGTGAAGGTCATGGGGCTGCGCCGGCGTGACGAGCTGGACCTTACCGTGGCCATGCCGCTTCTGGCGGCAAGGGTCGGGTCGGAGCGGGAGTACTTCGAACGAAAGGAAGCCGTGGCCCATGAGATGAGGCGCTTTCTGCAGGGAGCCCTGCGGAATTTCGCGCGCGTCGACCTGCACTACAACACGCTCGACGAGCCCGGCCGCGGGCTGGGCGGGGTGTACCTGTCGCTTCTTGGGACCTCCGCCGAGGACGCCGATTCGGGGCAGGTGGGGAGGGGGAACCGGGTGAACGGGGTGATTCCCATAGCGAGACCCATAGGCACCGAGGCCGCTGCCGGGAAGAACCCCATGAGCCACGTGGGGAAGATCTACAACATCCTGGCGCACCGGATGGCGCGCGAGATCTGCAATTCCGTGGCGGGGGTGCAGGGGGCGCAGGTGATGCTCTTGAGCCGGATCGGCGACCCGGTGGACCGCCCGCACATGGCCAACGCCCAGCTGGTCATGGAACCGGGGCGGCGGGCGGTGGAGGTGGAGAGGGAGGTCGAGGAGGTCTTCGAGCGCGAGTTTTCGGGGATAAATTCCTTCTGCCTCTTGCTTGCCAAGGGTGCGTTCCCTGTTAGTTGA
- a CDS encoding sigma-54-dependent transcriptional regulator, whose product MTETILIVDDEEGIRSSLAGILEDEGYRTVCAADGVEALALCAKELPGLVLLDIWMPKMDGIETLQRLKEAHPFLNVIMMSGHGTIETAVKSTKLGAYDFIEKPLSLEKVVVTVENALAMNRLKEENAALRDQVQQGHEMIGNSLAMLQLSEQIRLVARTNASVLITGENGTGKELVARSVHFHSLRRDKPFIEINCAAIPEELIESELFGHERGAFTGAVAQKKGKFDLADGGTLFLDEIGDMSLKTQAKVLRILQEKKFERVGGTRTLEVDVRIVAATNKLLEEEIRNGGFREDLYYRLNVVPFKVPPLRERRDDIPLLAGYFLEAFCSREGRESKRIVPEAMEALKRYDWPGNVRELKNIVERLVIMTPGGTVTVNHLPDYIRGDGAGKDAAGGKLDSVLELSSLREAREEFEREFIIQKLEENDWNVSKTAEAIELERSNLHRKIKSYGIDMKK is encoded by the coding sequence ATGACCGAGACCATACTGATAGTTGACGACGAAGAGGGGATCCGTTCCTCCCTGGCCGGCATCCTCGAAGACGAGGGATACCGGACCGTCTGCGCCGCCGACGGCGTCGAAGCGCTCGCGCTCTGCGCAAAGGAGCTGCCCGGGCTCGTGCTTTTGGACATCTGGATGCCCAAGATGGACGGCATCGAGACGCTGCAGCGCCTGAAGGAAGCGCACCCGTTCCTGAACGTCATCATGATGAGCGGCCACGGCACCATCGAGACGGCGGTGAAATCGACCAAGCTCGGCGCCTACGACTTCATCGAAAAGCCGCTTTCGCTGGAGAAGGTGGTGGTCACGGTGGAAAACGCCCTGGCGATGAACCGCCTGAAGGAGGAGAACGCCGCCCTGCGCGACCAGGTGCAGCAGGGGCACGAGATGATCGGGAATTCCCTGGCCATGCTGCAGCTATCCGAGCAGATCCGCCTCGTCGCCCGGACCAACGCCTCGGTGCTGATCACCGGCGAGAACGGGACCGGCAAGGAGCTCGTGGCCCGCTCGGTCCATTTCCACAGCCTGCGCCGCGACAAGCCCTTCATCGAGATCAACTGCGCCGCCATCCCCGAGGAGCTGATTGAAAGCGAGCTCTTCGGCCACGAGCGCGGCGCCTTCACCGGCGCGGTGGCGCAGAAGAAGGGTAAGTTCGATCTCGCCGACGGCGGCACGCTCTTTCTGGACGAGATAGGCGACATGTCGCTGAAGACCCAGGCAAAGGTGCTGCGGATCCTGCAGGAGAAGAAGTTCGAGCGGGTGGGGGGCACGAGGACCCTGGAGGTGGACGTCCGCATCGTCGCCGCCACCAACAAGCTCCTTGAGGAGGAGATCAGAAACGGCGGCTTCCGCGAGGACCTCTACTACCGGCTGAACGTGGTCCCCTTCAAGGTTCCCCCCTTGCGGGAACGGCGCGACGACATACCGCTTTTGGCCGGGTACTTCCTGGAGGCCTTCTGCTCGCGGGAGGGGAGGGAGTCGAAAAGGATCGTCCCCGAGGCGATGGAGGCCCTGAAGCGCTACGACTGGCCGGGGAACGTGCGCGAGTTGAAGAACATCGTGGAGCGTCTGGTGATCATGACCCCCGGCGGCACGGTGACCGTCAACCACCTCCCCGACTACATCCGAGGCGATGGCGCGGGGAAGGACGCCGCCGGTGGCAAGCTCGACAGCGTGCTGGAGCTCTCAAGCCTCAGGGAGGCGCGCGAGGAGTTCGAGCGGGAGTTCATCATCCAGAAGCTGGAGGAAAACGACTGGAACGTCTCCAAGACGGCCGAGGCCATCGAGCTTGAGCGGAGCAACCTGCACCGCAAGATCAAGAGCTACGGCATAGACATGAAGAAGTAG
- the htpX gene encoding zinc metalloprotease HtpX, whose amino-acid sequence MNRFKTAVLLTSLTLLMIGLGAAIGGQGGMYLAFFMALAMNAFSYWFSDKIVLRMYGAREISEMENPAFYGMIRRLTVQAGLPMPRVYIIPSESPNAFATGRNPDHAAVAATEGIMRILTPEELEGVMAHELSHVANRDILISTIAATVAGAISMLANMAQWAAIFGHRSDDEEGGGVIGTLALAILAPIAAMLIQLAVSRSREYLADEGGARLCGHPRSLANALRKLDQASHLLPMQEARPATAHMFIVNPLTAGGIARLFSTHPPMEERIARLEQMGR is encoded by the coding sequence ATGAACAGATTCAAGACTGCCGTTTTACTCACTTCTCTCACGCTGCTCATGATCGGGCTCGGCGCAGCGATCGGGGGACAGGGGGGGATGTACCTGGCGTTTTTCATGGCCCTGGCCATGAACGCTTTTTCCTACTGGTTTTCCGACAAGATCGTACTGCGCATGTACGGCGCACGGGAGATCAGCGAGATGGAGAACCCCGCTTTCTACGGGATGATCCGGCGGCTCACCGTGCAGGCAGGCCTCCCCATGCCGCGGGTCTACATCATCCCCTCGGAGAGCCCCAACGCCTTCGCCACCGGCCGGAACCCCGATCATGCCGCCGTGGCCGCGACCGAAGGGATCATGCGCATCCTCACCCCGGAGGAGCTGGAAGGGGTGATGGCACATGAACTGAGCCACGTCGCAAACCGCGACATCCTGATCTCGACCATAGCGGCCACCGTCGCCGGGGCGATCTCGATGCTGGCGAACATGGCGCAGTGGGCGGCGATCTTCGGGCACAGAAGCGACGACGAGGAAGGGGGAGGCGTCATCGGCACTTTGGCACTCGCCATCCTGGCGCCGATCGCGGCCATGCTGATCCAGCTTGCGGTTTCCAGGTCGCGCGAGTACCTGGCCGACGAGGGGGGAGCGAGGCTTTGCGGCCACCCCCGCTCGCTCGCCAACGCGCTGAGAAAGCTGGACCAGGCCTCACACCTGCTCCCGATGCAGGAAGCGCGGCCGGCCACAGCACACATGTTCATCGTCAATCCCCTCACCGCGGGGGGGATCGCCAGGCTCTTCTCCACCCATCCGCCGATGGAAGAGAGGATCGCGAGACTCGAGCAGATGGGGCGTTAA
- a CDS encoding TerC family protein codes for MSTRELMWVAFAAIITVMFVLDLFVFNRKSHEIKFREALAWTTVWVGLAMAFNAGIWYFMGSAKALEFFTGYLIEESLSVDNLFVFIMIFSYFKISKAQQPKILKWGIIGALVMRGIFILVGIELIERFHWMVYIFGGILIYTGIKMAFGGDEEVEPEKNPLVRLVRRFMPITKRTWGDRFFIKRHGVWAATPLFLTLVVVESSDVIFAVDSIPAVLAVTHDPFIVYSSNVFAIMGLRSLYYLLAHVMEMFVYLKLGVSFILAFVGAKMLLVDVVEIPLLLSLGFIVGTLAISILTSILLAKKPHRS; via the coding sequence TTGTCTACCAGGGAATTGATGTGGGTTGCCTTCGCGGCCATCATCACCGTAATGTTCGTGCTGGACCTGTTCGTCTTCAACCGCAAGAGCCACGAGATCAAGTTCCGCGAGGCGCTCGCCTGGACCACCGTGTGGGTCGGGCTTGCCATGGCCTTCAACGCAGGGATCTGGTACTTCATGGGATCGGCGAAGGCGCTGGAATTCTTCACCGGTTACCTCATCGAGGAGTCCCTGTCGGTCGACAACCTCTTCGTCTTCATCATGATCTTCTCCTACTTCAAGATCTCGAAGGCACAGCAGCCCAAGATCCTGAAATGGGGGATCATCGGCGCGCTGGTTATGAGGGGGATCTTCATCCTGGTCGGGATCGAGCTGATCGAGCGGTTCCACTGGATGGTCTACATCTTCGGGGGGATCCTGATCTACACCGGGATCAAGATGGCCTTCGGGGGGGATGAGGAAGTCGAGCCGGAGAAAAATCCGCTGGTACGGCTGGTGCGGCGCTTCATGCCCATAACCAAAAGGACCTGGGGGGATCGGTTCTTCATCAAGAGGCACGGCGTCTGGGCCGCGACCCCTCTGTTTCTGACCCTGGTGGTGGTCGAATCGAGCGACGTAATCTTCGCCGTCGATTCGATACCCGCAGTTTTGGCCGTGACCCACGACCCGTTCATCGTGTACAGCTCCAACGTCTTCGCCATCATGGGGCTGCGCTCCCTTTACTACCTCTTGGCCCACGTGATGGAGATGTTCGTTTACCTGAAGCTTGGGGTCTCCTTCATCCTCGCCTTCGTGGGCGCGAAGATGCTTCTCGTCGACGTGGTGGAGATCCCGCTGCTGCTGTCGCTGGGTTTCATCGTCGGGACCCTCGCCATCTCCATCCTCACATCCATCCTGCTGGCGAAAAAGCCTCACAGAAGCTAA
- a CDS encoding hemolysin family protein, giving the protein MDTIFVELLVIAILILLNGFFSCAEFAIISIRKSRVAQLVAQGDQRAALVESLQKDPHRLLAIVQIGVTVVGSTASAVGGVIAVDYIRPILQVSPFAMIRNAAEPLSLTIVVAVISYLLLILGELVPKTIGLQYADPVALRIAKTITFLARIAGVLVSALSYSTRAALALFRIKGEGKAFMTREEVQHIVAEGHESGIFSETEHTFIDNLFDFTHTAVREVMVPRTRVVAFDLNLSNEEILNGVLDNMYSRYPVYVGSIEETVGFIHGKDLLGRMVREPGFDIRSIVRPPFFVPEGKKVSELLKEMQKTRVHMAFVVDEYGSISGIVTTEDLLEELVGEIEDEHDVGEPSTVQILADGSYLVDALISVSDLEDLLEMDLGEDLPFDTLAGLILDRIGGFPEQGEQLQLGEYTLTCEEVTRTGITKVKIAKTGPRD; this is encoded by the coding sequence TTGGACACAATCTTCGTCGAACTGCTGGTCATCGCCATCCTCATACTGCTGAACGGGTTTTTCTCCTGCGCCGAATTCGCCATCATCTCCATCAGAAAGAGCCGCGTAGCGCAACTGGTAGCCCAGGGCGACCAGCGGGCCGCGCTGGTTGAATCCCTGCAGAAGGATCCGCATCGCCTGCTCGCCATCGTACAGATCGGGGTGACCGTGGTGGGATCGACCGCCTCCGCGGTGGGGGGCGTGATAGCGGTCGACTACATCCGCCCCATCCTGCAGGTATCCCCCTTCGCCATGATCCGTAATGCAGCCGAACCTCTCTCCCTCACCATCGTGGTCGCAGTCATCTCCTACCTGCTGCTCATCCTGGGAGAGCTGGTCCCGAAGACCATAGGGCTTCAGTACGCCGACCCGGTGGCGCTCAGGATCGCCAAGACCATCACCTTCCTGGCGAGGATCGCCGGGGTACTGGTATCGGCGCTCAGCTACTCCACCAGGGCCGCGCTGGCCCTGTTCCGGATCAAGGGTGAGGGGAAGGCGTTCATGACGCGCGAGGAGGTGCAGCACATCGTCGCCGAGGGGCACGAAAGCGGCATCTTCAGCGAGACCGAGCATACCTTCATCGACAACCTCTTCGACTTCACCCATACCGCCGTAAGAGAAGTGATGGTCCCCCGCACCAGGGTGGTCGCCTTCGACCTGAACCTCTCCAACGAGGAGATCCTGAACGGGGTGCTGGACAACATGTATTCCCGCTACCCGGTGTACGTGGGGAGCATCGAGGAGACGGTCGGTTTCATCCACGGCAAGGATCTTCTGGGAAGGATGGTGCGCGAGCCCGGTTTCGACATCCGCTCCATCGTCCGTCCCCCCTTCTTCGTCCCCGAGGGGAAGAAGGTGAGCGAGCTCCTGAAGGAGATGCAGAAAACGCGCGTGCACATGGCGTTCGTGGTCGACGAGTACGGCAGCATCAGCGGCATAGTCACCACCGAAGACCTGCTCGAGGAGCTGGTGGGCGAGATCGAGGACGAGCACGACGTCGGGGAGCCGAGCACGGTGCAGATCCTGGCGGACGGGAGCTACCTGGTGGACGCCCTCATCTCCGTTTCCGACCTGGAGGACCTGCTGGAGATGGACCTTGGCGAGGATCTCCCCTTCGACACCCTGGCCGGGCTGATACTGGACCGCATCGGCGGCTTCCCGGAGCAGGGCGAGCAGCTCCAGCTGGGCGAGTACACCCTGACCTGCGAGGAAGTGACCCGTACCGGCATCACCAAGGTGAAGATCGCAAAGACAGGGCCTAGGGACTAG
- a CDS encoding chemotaxis protein CheX, with translation MALDPAILNEANTTEDEVRKTIAEITKGVFSTMVMLDVVDEPPLEEPVLNFHETVTSMVGLAGSHSGIVAIHCPKKLALMVTSNMLGMEVTDVDEDVNDAMGEIANMVGGDVKHIFSPKGADINLSIPTVIYGSDYALESISNSDALVMPFVCGEERFLLSFKIGK, from the coding sequence ATGGCGCTTGATCCGGCAATTCTGAACGAGGCCAACACGACGGAAGACGAGGTCCGCAAGACCATAGCGGAGATCACCAAGGGGGTTTTTTCCACCATGGTGATGCTCGACGTAGTCGATGAGCCCCCTCTCGAAGAGCCTGTGCTGAACTTTCATGAGACTGTTACCAGCATGGTCGGCCTCGCCGGGAGCCACTCCGGCATAGTTGCCATTCATTGTCCCAAGAAGCTCGCCCTCATGGTCACTTCCAACATGCTGGGGATGGAGGTCACCGACGTGGACGAGGACGTAAACGATGCCATGGGGGAGATAGCCAACATGGTGGGGGGCGACGTGAAGCACATCTTCTCCCCCAAGGGGGCCGACATTAACCTTTCCATTCCGACGGTTATCTACGGCAGCGATTATGCGCTGGAGAGCATCTCCAACTCCGATGCGCTGGTTATGCCCTTTGTCTGCGGAGAGGAGCGCTTCCTGCTCTCCTTCAAGATCGGCAAGTAG
- a CDS encoding pyridoxal phosphate-dependent aminotransferase, which produces MPVADKISGFIAKSSWIRKMFEEGEKLRAEFGADKVYDFTLGNPDVEPPQPFRDEFQKLAKAPVPGMHRYMNNAGYLETRNAVARMLSAASDLPVQGSQVVMTCGAGGALNVVLKTILNPGDEVIILTPYFVEYRFYIDNHGGVPVEVWTDRDTFQLDIAAIGAAINEKTRAIIICSPNNPTGVIYPAESLAALGALVAGKEKELGRQICVISDEPYARISYEGKGVPNIFRYVANSVIVTSHSKDLALPGERIGYLAANPRMKDVEQFMEGAVFSNRVLGFVNAPALMQRLVAGLQHVSVDINAYQEKRDLLYESLTKLGFKMVKPDGAFYFFPKSPLADDIEFVKLAQKHRILLVPGAGFGAPGYFRIAYCVDKGMIERSLPAWAELAREAGLAG; this is translated from the coding sequence ATGCCCGTCGCCGATAAGATATCCGGTTTCATTGCGAAATCATCGTGGATCAGGAAGATGTTCGAGGAAGGTGAGAAGCTGCGCGCCGAGTTCGGAGCCGACAAGGTCTACGACTTCACCCTGGGTAACCCCGACGTGGAGCCCCCGCAGCCCTTCCGCGACGAATTCCAGAAGCTCGCCAAGGCGCCCGTCCCCGGCATGCACCGCTACATGAACAACGCCGGGTACCTTGAGACGAGAAACGCCGTCGCGCGCATGCTCTCCGCCGCCTCAGATCTCCCGGTGCAGGGGAGCCAGGTGGTGATGACCTGCGGCGCGGGGGGTGCACTCAACGTGGTGCTGAAGACTATCCTGAACCCTGGCGACGAGGTGATCATCCTCACCCCGTACTTCGTCGAATACCGCTTCTACATCGACAACCACGGCGGCGTCCCGGTCGAGGTCTGGACCGACCGCGATACCTTCCAGCTCGATATCGCCGCCATAGGCGCCGCGATCAACGAGAAGACCCGCGCCATCATCATCTGCTCCCCCAACAACCCCACCGGGGTCATCTACCCCGCGGAGAGCCTCGCCGCTCTCGGCGCGCTGGTGGCCGGCAAGGAGAAGGAACTCGGGCGGCAGATCTGCGTCATCTCCGACGAACCCTACGCCCGGATCAGTTACGAGGGGAAGGGGGTGCCAAACATCTTCCGCTACGTCGCCAACTCCGTCATCGTCACCTCGCACTCGAAGGACTTGGCCCTTCCCGGCGAGCGCATAGGTTACCTCGCCGCGAACCCGAGGATGAAGGACGTGGAGCAGTTCATGGAAGGGGCCGTCTTCTCCAACCGCGTGCTCGGCTTCGTCAACGCGCCGGCGCTGATGCAACGGCTCGTGGCCGGGCTGCAGCACGTCTCCGTGGACATCAACGCCTACCAGGAAAAGCGCGACCTCCTCTACGAATCGCTCACCAAGCTCGGCTTTAAGATGGTGAAGCCGGACGGCGCCTTCTACTTCTTCCCCAAATCGCCTCTTGCCGACGACATCGAGTTCGTGAAGCTGGCCCAGAAGCACCGCATCCTGCTGGTCCCCGGCGCAGGCTTCGGCGCCCCCGGCTACTTCCGTATCGCCTACTGCGTAGACAAGGGGATGATCGAGCGGAGCCTCCCGGCCTGGGCGGAACTCGCACGCGAAGCGGGGCTCGCCGGTTGA